One Denticeps clupeoides chromosome 12, fDenClu1.1, whole genome shotgun sequence genomic window carries:
- the mst1ra gene encoding macrophage-stimulating protein receptor isoform X1, whose product MTLWASVLATCLWNQIHVTFGLDACPTSARRGVDFSTGYLPRYSFTSRAPIQNILVNLQNPELYVASQNVVEAVDYSLAKRWEVRTGPYGSSDCETCDCGIGTDPQGPSDTDNQVLVMDDLALYTCGSTQYGVCHYHELSGDGQPPASKCLFNRGQDSEDDCPSCLASPLGTKVLIAEDGHTVYFFVAATVNSSVAAKYGRRSVSVRRPLSSNYGFEWIEEGLTVLPALRDSYPIDYVYTFSVGQFIYFLSVQRENPSLPGSRFQTRLSRLPYTDIQTSQYREVVLECRFKPKRRRRSGESSYVVYSALQAAHFSRVGSEMADRLGVKSEDSILYAVFSVVDDGGRPVRRSALCAFPLTLVDQHIDRGAAACCQKSPVQMSRGLCQFQNCESCPHENAMNKDVCMNHPTMVSSPFFRVDLFDGQMKDILLTSLLVTVIGKDTVAHIGTDQGRLLQFVLKSSGATLFANYSLGEDTSVSRTAAEHSNASLLFVVGKKLLSVSPTGPGCTHFLNCPVCLEAPAFMGCGWCEGVCSLKSQCGKQWSSQTCPPVITEFFPKTAPPDGESELTLCGWEFQTSPKAAVSPETHLVNVGNTSCTVLRGNSTSLVCRIGVEVSGLLETVPISLQVNEARVEGRFTISGNAQTESFSFVTPEITTISPSYGPLIGGTLVTISGPNMDAGKTRKIMLGGEECTVQRVSSESISSIICSSKPARQVGDVTLEAFIDKSRVANTAVFSYKEDPVVTQVYPACGFNSGSNITIVGQNLDSVNRAIITYNNSVKPASSSECFHSANGTYMKCLSPVCEESTGVLSVNMDGALGVFKLSFSCYPNAKPIPFENDDRVLWLHPGQDEVSLHHERLGLVRSCMEITMMLGDVSCNAQILENEITCRIPKGVAIPKEGLPVSVIVNGRVHDIGRAAVINNSSAGFVAVGSVIALLCGAILAFLIMHVLRKKKKKEIRDVLAVEHRLSRHSTRSGGAGAESIPMGDYRRNLSFISTTGSSGQATLPSLTYAGAYGHATVPLLTSLAVSTENLRPELMEEMNDVLIPAERLTVQYNQVIGKGHFGTVYHGYLKDGNDQEIHCAVKSLTRITDIEEVEQFLREGIIMKGFHHPHVLSLLGILLPSEALPMVVLPYMKHGDLRHFVRSEERNPTVKDLVGFGLQVAKGMEYLAQKKFVHRDLAARNCMLDELFTVKVADFGMARDIFEKEYYSIQDHKKAKLPIKWMALESLQTQKFSTKSDVWSFGVLLWELLTRGATPYPSMDPYDVTRYLLKGRRLLQPQYCPDSLYSVMLKCWAPEPEMRPDFHFLVQVVQDILFDLEGEHYISLNVTYVNVEPPRPYPALTSSVDTLADDLT is encoded by the exons ATGACACTGTGGGCATCGGTGCTGGCGACATGCCTCTGGAACCAGATTCACGTGACCTTTGGCCTGGACGCTTGCCCCACCTCTGCTCGACGGGGTGTGGATTTCTCCACCGGCTATTTACCCCGATACTCCTTCACGAGCCGAGCGCCTATCCAGAACATCCTGGTGAATCTGCAGAACCCGGAGCTCTACGTGGCCTCCCAGAATGTGGTGGAAGCCGTGGACTACAGCCTCGCGAAGCGGTGGGAGGTGCGCACGGGCCCCTATGGCAGCTCCGACTGCGAGACGTGCGACTGCGGGATTGGGACGGACCCACAGGGGCCTTCGGACACGGACAACCAGGTCCTGGTCATGGACGACCTGGCCCTGTACACGTGTGGGAGTACTCAGTATGGGGTCTGTCACTACCACGAGCTCAGCGGTGACGGTCAGCCGCCGGCGTCCAAGTGCCTCTTTAACCGAGGCCAGGACTCAGAGGACGACTGCCCGTCCTGCCTCGCCAGTCCCCTCGGCACCAAGGTCCTTATTGCGGAAGATGGGCACACGGTTTACTTTTTCGTCGCTGCCACAGTCAACAGCAGCGTGGCCGCAAAGTACGGCAGGCGCTCCGTGTCGGTGCGACGGCCGCTCTCGTCCAACTACGGCTTTGAGTGGATCGAGGAGGGTCTGACGGTGCTGCCGGCTCTGCGGGACTCGTACCCCATCGATTACGTCTACACCTTCAGCGTGGGTCAGTTCATCTACTTCCTGTCCGTGCAAAGGGAGAATCCCAGCCTGCCCGGCTCCAGGTTCCAGACCAGGCTGAGCCGCCTGCCGTACACGGACATCCAGACGTCCCAGTACCGGGAGGTGGTGCTGGAGTGCCGCTTCAAGCccaaaaggaggaggaggagtggcgAGTCCAGCTACGTGGTGTACAGCGCCCTGCAGGCCGCTCACTTCAGCCGGGTCGGCTCCGAAATGGCGGACCGGCTCGGCGTCAAGTCCGAGGACAGCATCCTGTACGCGGTGTTCAGCGTGGTGGACGACGGCGGGCGGCCGGTCCGCAGGTCGGCCCTCTGCGCCTTCCCCCTGACGCTCGTCGATCAGCACATCGACCGCGGCGCGGCCGCCTGCTGCCAGAAGAGTCCGGTTCAGATGTCCCGGGGCCTGTGCCAGTTTCAGAACTGTGAGAGCTGCCCCCACGAG AATGCCATGAACAAGGACGTGTGTATGAACCATCCAACAATGGTGTCCAGTCCCTTTTTTAGAGTAGACCTGTTTGATGGGCAGATGAAGGACATTCTTCTGACCTCTCTGCTTGTTACTGTCATCGGAAAGGACACAGTTGCCCATATAGGCACTGACCAGGGGAGACTGCTGCAG TTTGTCCTAAAGAGCTCGGGCGCAACACTGTTTGCCAACTACTCTCTAGGGGAGGACACAAGTGTATCTCGCACAGCAGCTGAGCACTCTAACGCATCACTGCTCTTCGTGGTTGGAAAAAAG CTTCTGAGCGTGTCCCCCACTGGTCCTGGCTGCACCCATTTCCTGAACTGCCCAGTCTGCCTGGAGGCACCGGCCTTCATGGGCTGTGGCTGGTGTGAAGGTGTCTGCTCCCTGAAGAGCCAGTGTGGAAAGCAGTGGAGCAGCCAGACCTGCCCCCCGGTCATCACAGAG TTTTTCCCCAAGACGGCACCCCCTGATGGCGAGAGCGAGCTGACCCTGTGTGGCTGGGAGTTCCAGACCTCCCCAAAAGCAGCAGTGAGTCCAGAGACTCACCTAGTCAACGTGGGGAACACCAGCTGCACTGTGCTGAGAGGCAATAGCACCAG CCTAGTGTGCAGGATAGGGGTGGAGGTGTCTGGGTTGCTTGAGACTGTTCCCATCAGTTTGCAAGTAAATGAAGCCAGGGTGGAGGGGCGTTTTACCATAAGTGGAAATGCTCAAACAGAAAGCTTCAGTTTTGTG ACGCCAGAAATCACAACCATCTCACCCAGCTATGGACCACTGATTGGGGGCACACTGGTCACAATTTCAGGACCCAATATGGATGCTGGAAAAACTAGAAAAATTATGCTGGGTGGAGAGGAGTGTACTGTCCAAAG AGTTTCTTCTGAGTCCATATCTTCGATCATCTGCTCCTCAAAACCAGCCAGACAGGTGGGAGACGTGACCCTGGAGGCATTTATTGACAAATCACGTGTGGCTAACACTGCCGTGTTCAGCTACAAGGAGGATCCTGTGGTGACGCAGGTGTATCCTGCCTGTGGTTTTAATAG TGGCTCCAACATTACCATTGTCGGCCAGAACCTGGACTCTGTAAACAGAGCAATCATCACATATAACAACTCAGTGAAACCAGCCTCATCCTCT GAGTGTTTTCACTCTGCCAACGGAACATACATGAAGTGTCTGTCCCCGGTCTGTGAGGAGTCAACGGGAGTCTTGTCTGTGAACATGGATGGAGCGTTGGGTGTCTTTAAGCTGTCTTTCAGCTGCTACCCCAACGCCAAGCCCATCCCATTTGAGAACGATGACCGGGTGCTGTGGCTCCACCCTGGCCAAGACGAAGTTTCCCTGCAT CATGAGAGGCTGGGCCTTGTGCGCTCTTGTATGGAGATCACCATGATGCTGGGAGATGTCAGCTGTAATGCCCAGATTCTGGAGAATGAGATCACCTGTAGGATCCCCAAAGGTGTGGCTATCCCAAAGGAGGGACTGCCAGTCAGT GTCATTGTGAATGGTCGGGTCCATGATATAGGCAGAGCAGCTGTCATTAACAACAGCTCTGCAGGATTTGTAGCAGTGGGGAGTGTCATTGCTCTGCTCTGTGGCGCCATTCTGGCTTTTCTCATCATGCACGTactgaggaagaagaagaagaaggaaattCGTGACGTCT TGGCCGTTGAGCACCGCTTATCTCGACATTCCACGCGGTCGGGTGGAGCAGGTGCTGAGAGCATCCCAATGGGTGACTACAGAAGAA ACCTGTCATTCATTTCCACAACAGGCTCCTCTGGTCAAGCCACACTCCCCAGTCTGACTTATGCTGGGGCCTATGGCCACGCAACCGTGCCACTGTTGACTTCCTTGGCAGTTTCTACTGAGAACCTGAGACCTGAACTTATGGAGGAGATGAATGATGTGCTGATCCCTGCTGAGAGGCTCACAGTGCAATACAACCAGGTCATCGGGAAAG GCCATTTTGGAACTGTGTATCATGGATATCTGAAGGATGGAAACGACCAAGAGATCCACTGTGCAGTGAAATCACTAACAA GAATCACAGACATAGAGGAGGTGGAGCAGTTTCTCCGTGAAGGTATTATCATGAAGGGCTTCCATCACCCACATGTGCTGTCTCTGCTGGGCATCCTGCTGCCATCGGAAGCCCTTCCCATGGTGGTGCTACCCTACATGAAGCACGGAGACCTGCGCCACTTCGTCCGCAGCGAAGAGAGG AATCCAACAGTAAAGGACCTTGTTGGCTTTGGGCTACAGGTTGCTAAAGGGATGGAGTATCTGGCACAGAAGAAATTTGTGCACAGAGACTTGGCAGCTCGTAACTGCAT GCTGGATGAGTTGTTTACTGTGAAGGTGGCGGATTTTGGAATGGCACGAGACATCTTTGAGAAGGAATATTACAGCATCCAGGACCATAAAAAGGCCAAACTGCCAATCAAGTGGATGGCACTGGAGAGCCTGCAGACACAGAAGTTCTCTACTAAATCCGATGTG TGGTCCTTCGGTGTGCTGTTGTGGGAGTTGCTGACCAGAGGAGCTACTCCCTATCCCAGTATGGACCCCTATGATGTCACTCGCTACCTGCTGAAGGGTCGTCGACTACTCCAGCCTCAGTACTGCCCTGACTCTCT GTACTCAGTGATGCTGAAGTGCTGGGCCCCAGAGCCTGAGATGAGGCCCGACTTTCACTTTCTGGTGCAGGTAGTGCAGGACATCCTCTTCGACCTGGAGGGAGAGCACTACATCAGCCTCAACGTCACCTATGTCAATGTGGAGCCACCACGTCCGTACCCTGCACTGACCAGCTCTGTCGACACCTTGGCAGATGACCTCACCTGA
- the mst1ra gene encoding macrophage-stimulating protein receptor isoform X2 has product MTLWASVLATCLWNQIHVTFGLDACPTSARRGVDFSTGYLPRYSFTSRAPIQNILVNLQNPELYVASQNVVEAVDYSLAKRWEVRTGPYGSSDCETCDCGIGTDPQGPSDTDNQVLVMDDLALYTCGSTQYGVCHYHELSGDGQPPASKCLFNRGQDSEDDCPSCLASPLGTKVLIAEDGHTVYFFVAATVNSSVAAKYGRRSVSVRRPLSSNYGFEWIEEGLTVLPALRDSYPIDYVYTFSVGQFIYFLSVQRENPSLPGSRFQTRLSRLPYTDIQTSQYREVVLECRFKPKRRRRSGESSYVVYSALQAAHFSRVGSEMADRLGVKSEDSILYAVFSVVDDGGRPVRRSALCAFPLTLVDQHIDRGAAACCQKSPVQMSRGLCQFQNCESCPHENAMNKDVCMNHPTMVSSPFFRVDLFDGQMKDILLTSLLVTVIGKDTVAHIGTDQGRLLQFVLKSSGATLFANYSLGEDTSVSRTAAEHSNASLLFVVGKKLLSVSPTGPGCTHFLNCPVCLEAPAFMGCGWCEGVCSLKSQCGKQWSSQTCPPVITEFFPKTAPPDGESELTLCGWEFQTSPKAAVSPETHLVNVGNTSCTVLRGNSTSLVCRIGVEVSGLLETVPISLQVNEARVEGRFTISGNAQTESFSFVTPEITTISPSYGPLIGGTLVTISGPNMDAGKTRKIMLGGEECTVQRVSSESISSIICSSKPARQVGDVTLEAFIDKSRVANTAVFSYKEDPVVTQVYPACGFNSGSNITIVGQNLDSVNRAIITYNNSVKPASSSECFHSANGTYMKCLSPVCEESTGVLSVNMDGALGVFKLSFSCYPNAKPIPFENDDRVLWLHPGQDEVSLHHERLGLVRSCMEITMMLGDVSCNAQILENEITCRIPKGVAIPKEGLPVSVIVNGRVHDIGRAAVINNSSAGFVAVGSVIALLCGAILAFLIMHVLRKKKKKEIRDVLAVEHRLSRHSTRSGGAGAESIPMGDYRRSSSGQATLPSLTYAGAYGHATVPLLTSLAVSTENLRPELMEEMNDVLIPAERLTVQYNQVIGKGHFGTVYHGYLKDGNDQEIHCAVKSLTRITDIEEVEQFLREGIIMKGFHHPHVLSLLGILLPSEALPMVVLPYMKHGDLRHFVRSEERNPTVKDLVGFGLQVAKGMEYLAQKKFVHRDLAARNCMLDELFTVKVADFGMARDIFEKEYYSIQDHKKAKLPIKWMALESLQTQKFSTKSDVWSFGVLLWELLTRGATPYPSMDPYDVTRYLLKGRRLLQPQYCPDSLYSVMLKCWAPEPEMRPDFHFLVQVVQDILFDLEGEHYISLNVTYVNVEPPRPYPALTSSVDTLADDLT; this is encoded by the exons ATGACACTGTGGGCATCGGTGCTGGCGACATGCCTCTGGAACCAGATTCACGTGACCTTTGGCCTGGACGCTTGCCCCACCTCTGCTCGACGGGGTGTGGATTTCTCCACCGGCTATTTACCCCGATACTCCTTCACGAGCCGAGCGCCTATCCAGAACATCCTGGTGAATCTGCAGAACCCGGAGCTCTACGTGGCCTCCCAGAATGTGGTGGAAGCCGTGGACTACAGCCTCGCGAAGCGGTGGGAGGTGCGCACGGGCCCCTATGGCAGCTCCGACTGCGAGACGTGCGACTGCGGGATTGGGACGGACCCACAGGGGCCTTCGGACACGGACAACCAGGTCCTGGTCATGGACGACCTGGCCCTGTACACGTGTGGGAGTACTCAGTATGGGGTCTGTCACTACCACGAGCTCAGCGGTGACGGTCAGCCGCCGGCGTCCAAGTGCCTCTTTAACCGAGGCCAGGACTCAGAGGACGACTGCCCGTCCTGCCTCGCCAGTCCCCTCGGCACCAAGGTCCTTATTGCGGAAGATGGGCACACGGTTTACTTTTTCGTCGCTGCCACAGTCAACAGCAGCGTGGCCGCAAAGTACGGCAGGCGCTCCGTGTCGGTGCGACGGCCGCTCTCGTCCAACTACGGCTTTGAGTGGATCGAGGAGGGTCTGACGGTGCTGCCGGCTCTGCGGGACTCGTACCCCATCGATTACGTCTACACCTTCAGCGTGGGTCAGTTCATCTACTTCCTGTCCGTGCAAAGGGAGAATCCCAGCCTGCCCGGCTCCAGGTTCCAGACCAGGCTGAGCCGCCTGCCGTACACGGACATCCAGACGTCCCAGTACCGGGAGGTGGTGCTGGAGTGCCGCTTCAAGCccaaaaggaggaggaggagtggcgAGTCCAGCTACGTGGTGTACAGCGCCCTGCAGGCCGCTCACTTCAGCCGGGTCGGCTCCGAAATGGCGGACCGGCTCGGCGTCAAGTCCGAGGACAGCATCCTGTACGCGGTGTTCAGCGTGGTGGACGACGGCGGGCGGCCGGTCCGCAGGTCGGCCCTCTGCGCCTTCCCCCTGACGCTCGTCGATCAGCACATCGACCGCGGCGCGGCCGCCTGCTGCCAGAAGAGTCCGGTTCAGATGTCCCGGGGCCTGTGCCAGTTTCAGAACTGTGAGAGCTGCCCCCACGAG AATGCCATGAACAAGGACGTGTGTATGAACCATCCAACAATGGTGTCCAGTCCCTTTTTTAGAGTAGACCTGTTTGATGGGCAGATGAAGGACATTCTTCTGACCTCTCTGCTTGTTACTGTCATCGGAAAGGACACAGTTGCCCATATAGGCACTGACCAGGGGAGACTGCTGCAG TTTGTCCTAAAGAGCTCGGGCGCAACACTGTTTGCCAACTACTCTCTAGGGGAGGACACAAGTGTATCTCGCACAGCAGCTGAGCACTCTAACGCATCACTGCTCTTCGTGGTTGGAAAAAAG CTTCTGAGCGTGTCCCCCACTGGTCCTGGCTGCACCCATTTCCTGAACTGCCCAGTCTGCCTGGAGGCACCGGCCTTCATGGGCTGTGGCTGGTGTGAAGGTGTCTGCTCCCTGAAGAGCCAGTGTGGAAAGCAGTGGAGCAGCCAGACCTGCCCCCCGGTCATCACAGAG TTTTTCCCCAAGACGGCACCCCCTGATGGCGAGAGCGAGCTGACCCTGTGTGGCTGGGAGTTCCAGACCTCCCCAAAAGCAGCAGTGAGTCCAGAGACTCACCTAGTCAACGTGGGGAACACCAGCTGCACTGTGCTGAGAGGCAATAGCACCAG CCTAGTGTGCAGGATAGGGGTGGAGGTGTCTGGGTTGCTTGAGACTGTTCCCATCAGTTTGCAAGTAAATGAAGCCAGGGTGGAGGGGCGTTTTACCATAAGTGGAAATGCTCAAACAGAAAGCTTCAGTTTTGTG ACGCCAGAAATCACAACCATCTCACCCAGCTATGGACCACTGATTGGGGGCACACTGGTCACAATTTCAGGACCCAATATGGATGCTGGAAAAACTAGAAAAATTATGCTGGGTGGAGAGGAGTGTACTGTCCAAAG AGTTTCTTCTGAGTCCATATCTTCGATCATCTGCTCCTCAAAACCAGCCAGACAGGTGGGAGACGTGACCCTGGAGGCATTTATTGACAAATCACGTGTGGCTAACACTGCCGTGTTCAGCTACAAGGAGGATCCTGTGGTGACGCAGGTGTATCCTGCCTGTGGTTTTAATAG TGGCTCCAACATTACCATTGTCGGCCAGAACCTGGACTCTGTAAACAGAGCAATCATCACATATAACAACTCAGTGAAACCAGCCTCATCCTCT GAGTGTTTTCACTCTGCCAACGGAACATACATGAAGTGTCTGTCCCCGGTCTGTGAGGAGTCAACGGGAGTCTTGTCTGTGAACATGGATGGAGCGTTGGGTGTCTTTAAGCTGTCTTTCAGCTGCTACCCCAACGCCAAGCCCATCCCATTTGAGAACGATGACCGGGTGCTGTGGCTCCACCCTGGCCAAGACGAAGTTTCCCTGCAT CATGAGAGGCTGGGCCTTGTGCGCTCTTGTATGGAGATCACCATGATGCTGGGAGATGTCAGCTGTAATGCCCAGATTCTGGAGAATGAGATCACCTGTAGGATCCCCAAAGGTGTGGCTATCCCAAAGGAGGGACTGCCAGTCAGT GTCATTGTGAATGGTCGGGTCCATGATATAGGCAGAGCAGCTGTCATTAACAACAGCTCTGCAGGATTTGTAGCAGTGGGGAGTGTCATTGCTCTGCTCTGTGGCGCCATTCTGGCTTTTCTCATCATGCACGTactgaggaagaagaagaagaaggaaattCGTGACGTCT TGGCCGTTGAGCACCGCTTATCTCGACATTCCACGCGGTCGGGTGGAGCAGGTGCTGAGAGCATCCCAATGGGTGACTACAGAAGAA GCTCCTCTGGTCAAGCCACACTCCCCAGTCTGACTTATGCTGGGGCCTATGGCCACGCAACCGTGCCACTGTTGACTTCCTTGGCAGTTTCTACTGAGAACCTGAGACCTGAACTTATGGAGGAGATGAATGATGTGCTGATCCCTGCTGAGAGGCTCACAGTGCAATACAACCAGGTCATCGGGAAAG GCCATTTTGGAACTGTGTATCATGGATATCTGAAGGATGGAAACGACCAAGAGATCCACTGTGCAGTGAAATCACTAACAA GAATCACAGACATAGAGGAGGTGGAGCAGTTTCTCCGTGAAGGTATTATCATGAAGGGCTTCCATCACCCACATGTGCTGTCTCTGCTGGGCATCCTGCTGCCATCGGAAGCCCTTCCCATGGTGGTGCTACCCTACATGAAGCACGGAGACCTGCGCCACTTCGTCCGCAGCGAAGAGAGG AATCCAACAGTAAAGGACCTTGTTGGCTTTGGGCTACAGGTTGCTAAAGGGATGGAGTATCTGGCACAGAAGAAATTTGTGCACAGAGACTTGGCAGCTCGTAACTGCAT GCTGGATGAGTTGTTTACTGTGAAGGTGGCGGATTTTGGAATGGCACGAGACATCTTTGAGAAGGAATATTACAGCATCCAGGACCATAAAAAGGCCAAACTGCCAATCAAGTGGATGGCACTGGAGAGCCTGCAGACACAGAAGTTCTCTACTAAATCCGATGTG TGGTCCTTCGGTGTGCTGTTGTGGGAGTTGCTGACCAGAGGAGCTACTCCCTATCCCAGTATGGACCCCTATGATGTCACTCGCTACCTGCTGAAGGGTCGTCGACTACTCCAGCCTCAGTACTGCCCTGACTCTCT GTACTCAGTGATGCTGAAGTGCTGGGCCCCAGAGCCTGAGATGAGGCCCGACTTTCACTTTCTGGTGCAGGTAGTGCAGGACATCCTCTTCGACCTGGAGGGAGAGCACTACATCAGCCTCAACGTCACCTATGTCAATGTGGAGCCACCACGTCCGTACCCTGCACTGACCAGCTCTGTCGACACCTTGGCAGATGACCTCACCTGA